The window AACTAAGTGTTCTGATCATGTGTTCTCTTTGGGCCTTATAATATGTAATTTCCATTACCTTGTGTCATATTACAAAATGTTTACATTATATGTAACCATTAATTGTATATAAAGTCCCATTGAAAATGCAGAATTGAATGGCCTTGCATAGTGTTTCAAGAGAAACGTGAAATTAGAATGCGTGCACCAGATTTTGTATCATGTAAATTGTATTAAGCCCATTATTATGTTGAGTGCAATTactttaattataaatttaccTTGTTACTTTAACCATGTAAAGCTGCTGTGATTTTACCTTTGCTTCTATGATAAATAAATCTGCAAAGCTGCTGTGTCTAACTTTCTTCTTAGAGAATTGAGCTCATTTTTATGGTTTCATATTTGTTTAACTTTCAAGCAGATATTATGGTTTCATGTAGGTGAAAAAGGTTCTATCATGGATTCGTATTATACAAATTTGATCAACAATGGCGTATATGACAACCATGAAGAATATACGTCACAATCATCTTAACTCTCTCAAATTCCCACCACACAAGATCAGTTTCCATTTCAATCTCAGGTTGGTTCTTCCGAAGTCAAGTTATCACAGCCGTTGGATGGTTCAAGATTTCCTCTATAATAAGATTTATCTACTGCGTATATAGAGATATAAACTCATGTTCAAGGCAGCAATGTTTGCTATTAATATCCTCCTCTGGCGCCTTTTATAACAGATATGTGTCTCATGAATCTGTTAATACTACGTCTTGGGCATATATTGACTTGGTTCATGGCGCAGAAGTGGTTTCTGGATGAGGAATTCGTTGGCTCATGTTCCGTTTGAAGTTCCATGAGTGAAACCAGATCTATTGGTATGTATTCTGTCTTcccttctttatttttgttatctCTGTTTTCTTTCTGCTTTTCCATCGATCTGTGTTGTATGTTGTTATATTTATTCAGATCTGTTTATATCTGCAGGCTAAAATTAGCTTGCCTTGCTTAGAGGTTCATTTATGGATTCTGATGTTCAGCTCCAGCTGGTTGAGGTAATTGTTTTTGATGTTGAACCAGTTAAGAGCTCTTTTTATCAGTTcagatatattaatagaaatCTGCGCCGGTTCAGAATTTTGATGGTGAGCGATCTCTTCTTCGTTGACAAAGCTCAGCGAACGGATCTGAGGATGAGTGTTTTCTTGCCAAGCCATACGAGTCTGGGTTATTTAGGTTACAAAATGGTTTGTGGTTGATCACCTGCAAATTTTGTTCgtttatatatatgtgtgttatGCGCGATTGTTGTCTACAGTGATAGTGAATACTATAGATAGATCTAGGATGATGTAGGTTTGGCGGACAAGATGTTTGGTTGGTTAGTTTGTTAATTTCTGCTGCTGTTTATGTTCCGACCTTTGCCATGACGGGTGCGCTTGCATGGCAGGTCAAAAACATCAATAAAGTATTATTTTTCGGGTTCTGAGGGGGGAGATGGCACAGGGTTGGTATTTGTTCATTTTGCCTGGTTCTCCCCCTTCCTGTGTGTTGTCCTTGTTTTCTCTTTCTTACTCTGCTTATTTTCACCGTATCTGGTCGGTTCCATATGCAACTTCATTGACAACCGAcatagcaagcaacacacagATCATGCGCAGGCATTGTGAACTTGAGGTATAATTTTCAAATCATCTATATATCGAATTAGATAGCACTAATAATTCAAAAAGTTAAAAGTTAAAAGGGATTAAAATGTTAActcccattaacctccatttactctcaaaaaGCTCCCAAACATGTTAATCTAATATTATACATTCCATTACTTCTATTAACCTCCTTAACCTGCTGCAgcgtttattaaaattataatgcCACAGTAACTTGTACATGCTGGTAGAGGTTGTTTTACCTTTTATCAAGACGAAGCAACTATAACTCGCAATTATTTGACAAAATACCTCGATAGCATGTTCAATTGTTGCATTCTTATGTTTgaattttttctaaaataacaaTATTTTTATAACCGTGTTAATGAACCTGTAGCAGTGTAACATCCAAAGGTTTAATTAACATTACGTAATACTAATGAGGAAAGTTGAATGAATCttctcaaaaaagaaaaaaagatagTTAAATGAATGATTGGCTATTAATACTGGTTTTGACAAGCGTGCATAACGTTCAGTTTTACATTCTCATCAAAGATTGATTTGCTGATATCTCTTACAGTTTGTCGTCTATTACATATATATTCATATATATCTTtttgtctatatatatatacacactcTTGAAGAAATATTATTTTTCTGTTAGATATCAATTATGGGGAACACGAGTAAAAGTATTTGGTTTATGAGATATGTTTGAGATTTGGGGCCTCGAAGTTGTAAATTTCTATGTAGTTATGGTAATGATTGGGAAGATAGGGGATGTGCATCTTGTCAGTAGGAGTCCCAATATGTATCTTATGTAATGTACTAGTGCTTGTAGCTGTATGTTGTACTCTTGCTGTAAGTAGTGAACAGTACCTGGGGGCGTGGCACACCAATTGCAGCTGTTCCATATTTTTGTTGAGAGCCTATTGAAGCTATTAGCGAAGATGGAAGTGAAATAATTTGCTGTCTCAAGGAAAATTGTTCTTCAATATGTTACTGCCTTCTGATTGGTCACAGTGGTCAACAACAAATCTAAGAGGTTTGTGTTCTGTATTGTGTTTTAATATGGTTTTGTTACATTGAATGTTTTGTTACATTAGACCTTGGCTAACTGTATAGCATTGTTTGAATGCAGCTACACATTCAGCGTACCTTTGCTCTTGTGCAGACATGGATCCTTGCCAGTTGATTACTGTTAGCTGTTTCTCAGCATGCTTTAAGAGCCGTCACTACTTTGATCGGGGCAAGGTGttgttttgaagttttataTTTTAAGTTATGGTCATGAATTACTTTTTATTACTAGAATTCTATTTCCTTAATTCCTGAAAGGATTATGTTGATCTGTATTGATTGGTTTGTGTAATTGATGTGCAGGAGTTATTTGTTCATTTTGTCAATAGACAAATCACAGCTCCAAATTTCTGTAGAGTTTCTTTGGAAGAGATTATGCTTGTACGGCCTTTGGGATTCTATTTGAAGTACACTAATTTGCTTGTGCACCTTGGTGGAGACTGTGGATCTGCGTCCAGGGTTTGTGTTCTTGCTTGTGTTTTAATATGGTTTTGTTTCATTGAATGTTCTGTTAATTTAGAACTTAGCTAACAGTATAGCATTGTTTGAATGCAGCTACATATTCAGCGTGCCTTTGCTCTTGTGCTGACATGGATCCTTGCCAGTTGATTCCTATTAGATGTTTCTCAGCATGCCTTATGAGCTTTCACTACTTTGATGGGGGCAAGGTGTTCTTTTGAAGTTTTATATTGTAAGTTATTGATAAAATCACACCTTACACCTTGAAGTCAATTTATCACAGCCGTTGGATGGTTCAAGGTTTCCTCTATAATAAGATTTATCTACTGCGTATAGAGATATAAACTCATGTTCAAGGCGCCAATTTTGCTATTAATATCCTCCTCTCGCTCCTTTTATAACAGATATCTGTCTCATGAATCTGTTAATACTACCTCTTGGGCATATATTTGCTTGGTTCATGGTGAAGAAGTGGTTTCTGGATGTGGAATTCGTTGTCTCAAGTTCCTTTTGAAATTCCATGAGTGAAACCAGATCTATTGGTATGTATCCTGTCTTcccttctttatttttattatatctgtTAGCTTTCTGCTTTTCCACCGATCTGTGTTGTATGTTGTTATATTTATTCAGATCTGTTTATATCTGCAGGCTAAAATTAGCTTGCCTTGCTTAGAGGTTCATTTATGGATTCTGATGTTCAGCTCCAGCTGGTTGAGGTAATTGTTTTTGATGTTGAACCAGTTAAGAGCTCTTTTTATGAGTTaagatatattaataaaaatctGCGCCGGTTCAGAATTTTGATGGTGAGCGATCTCTTCTACATTGACAAAGCTCAGCGAATGGATCTGAGGATGAGTGTTTTCTTGCCAAGCCATACGAGTCTGGGTTATTTAGGTTACAAAATGGTTTGTGGTTGATCACCTGCAAATTTTGTTCgtttatatatatgtgtgttatGCACGATTGTTGTCTACAGTGATAGTGAATACTATAGATCTAGGATGATGTAGGTTTGGCGGACAAGATGTTTGGTTGGTTAGTTTGTTAATTTCTGCTGCTGTTTATGTTCCGACCTTTGCCATGACGGGTGCGCTTGCATGGCAGGTCAAAAACATCAATAAAGTATTATTTTTCGGGTTCTGAGGGGGGAGATGGCACGGGGTTGGTATTTGTTCATTTTGCCCGGCTCTCCCCCTTCATGTGTGTTgtccttcttttttctttcttactCTGCTTATTCTCCCCGTATCTGGTCGGTTACATATGCAACTTCATTGACAACCGACATAGCAAACAACGCACAGATCATACACAGTCCTTGTGAACTCGAGGTATAATTTTCAAATCATCTATATATCGAATTAGATAGCACTAATAATTCAAATACTATGCTCACTGCAGACACATAAAAACTAAAGCCGGTGTCATCATCCCCTGCCCAAGATATCTGCACtaattattcaaatatattGCTCATTGCACATAGATAAGAAACCCAGTCCGGTTTTATGGCATGCCCTCTCTATATATTGTACATGGTTCGAATTTTGCTAAATCCAGAATTGAAGATTACAATTGATTGACATAATCTTGCAGCTCCAATAAGACGGTCAGGTGATATCTAAAGGTTTAATTAACTGTACCTAATATCCTAATGAAGAAAGTTGAATGAATCttctcaaaaaagaaaaaaaggaagtTAATTGAATAATTGGCTAATACTGGTTTTGGCAATCGTGCATAATGTTCAGTTATACATTCTCATCAAAGTTTGATTGGCTGAGATCTTTTACAATTTGTtgtctattatatatatattcatatatatctttttttctctctctctctctctttatatatatacacacacagtcgaagaaatattatttttcttttagtcATCAATTATGGGCAACACGAGCAAAATTATTTGGTTTTTGAGATATGTTTGAGATTTGGGGTCTCGAAGTTGTAAATTCCTATGTAGTTATGGTAATGATTGGGAAGATAGGGGAGGTGCATCTTGTCAGTAGGAGTCCCAATATGTATCTTATGTAATATACTAGTGCTTGTAGCTTGTATGTTGTACTCTTGCTGTATGTGGTGAACAATACCTGGGGGCCTGGCACACCAATTGCAGCTGTACCATATTCTTCTTGAGAGCCTATTGAAGCTATTA of the Euphorbia lathyris chromosome 7, ddEupLath1.1, whole genome shotgun sequence genome contains:
- the LOC136235953 gene encoding uncharacterized protein; protein product: MLLPSDWSQWSTTNLRATHSAYLCSCADMDPCQLITVSCFSACFKSRHYFDRGKELFVHFVNRQITAPNFCRVSLEEIMLVRPLGFYLKYTNLLVHLGGDCGSASRLHIQRAFALVLTWILAS